One segment of Desulfovibrio inopinatus DSM 10711 DNA contains the following:
- the nuoK gene encoding NADH-quinone oxidoreductase subunit NuoK, translating to MIVPFEHVIFFASLLFFMGLAAVVIRRNLVMVLLGVEVMLNAAGIVFVGASLRWMSLEGQGFVLFIMGVAAAEVALGLALVVYARSLKDSLDPNDFSELKG from the coding sequence ATGATTGTCCCTTTTGAACATGTCATCTTTTTCGCTAGTCTGCTGTTTTTCATGGGGCTTGCGGCCGTGGTCATTCGACGCAATCTTGTCATGGTGCTTCTTGGCGTTGAAGTCATGCTCAATGCGGCCGGTATTGTTTTTGTCGGTGCATCATTGCGCTGGATGTCTCTGGAAGGACAAGGATTCGTGTTATTCATCATGGGGGTGGCAGCGGCGGAAGTCGCCTTGGGGTTGGCCTTGGTTGTCTACGCCCGATCGCTCAAAGACAGCCTGGACCCAAACGATTTCAGCGAACTCAAGGGGTAG
- the nuoI gene encoding NADH-quinone oxidoreductase subunit NuoI: MDMKKSLYEAATAVLDGGRGLLAGYVKTAQATFTRPITEQYPEEKRILPARSRARIILTRSPDGDERCVACYLCSAACPVSCISMESATRDDGRRYAAWFRIDFGRCIYCGFCEEACPTLAIQLTPNFEFSATDMLNLVAEKEDLLKGTGGKHPHYDFYAHAGVAEKSPKGTHENEKPVVDYRTNLP; this comes from the coding sequence ATGGATATGAAAAAAAGCCTGTATGAAGCAGCAACCGCCGTGCTTGATGGAGGGCGTGGATTGCTTGCCGGGTATGTGAAAACGGCGCAAGCGACATTCACCCGCCCAATAACGGAACAATATCCCGAAGAAAAACGAATATTACCGGCCCGGTCACGTGCCCGCATTATTCTGACACGTTCTCCGGATGGGGATGAACGATGCGTGGCCTGTTATCTTTGCTCGGCAGCCTGTCCGGTAAGCTGCATTTCTATGGAATCGGCAACACGAGATGACGGCCGACGATACGCCGCCTGGTTTCGTATTGATTTCGGACGCTGCATTTATTGCGGCTTTTGTGAAGAAGCGTGTCCGACGTTGGCGATTCAATTGACGCCGAATTTTGAATTTTCAGCAACAGACATGCTCAACTTGGTGGCAGAGAAAGAAGATCTCCTCAAAGGGACAGGGGGCAAACATCCCCACTATGATTTTTATGCGCATGCCGGAGTGGCGGAGAAGTCTCCGAAAGGCACGCATGAAAATGAAAAGCCGGTCGTCGACTACAGGACGAATTTGCCATGA
- a CDS encoding O-acetylhomoserine aminocarboxypropyltransferase/cysteine synthase family protein translates to MSEKKPGIETLALHAGHVPDQDTHSRAVPIYQTTSYTFRDTKHAADLFGLRDFGFIYTRIMNPTTDVLEKRLAAMHDAAGCVATASGMAAIFYTVAAITQAGQNIVSGTNLYGGTVTLFTHTLKRFGIEVRFVDTADPENVARAIDENTRLVFMESIGNPRCNVHDMPRIAEIAHAAGVPFVVDATVSPPPIFNAFDHGADIIVYSLTKIIAGHGNSIGGAVLEKGMFDWRVDDRYPEITQPDPSYHGMSFYQSFCGLSAEEASCQAFALKVRTGLLRDIGAALSPMNSFLILQGLETLPLRARAHCENAAKTAAFLASHPAVSWVNYAGLPDHTDFERAKTFFPLGPGAVFGFGVKGGATAGAKFIESVKLCSHLANILDAKTLVIHPASTTHSQLTPEELAAAGVPEDLVRISVGIEYIDDILADLDQALQAAQA, encoded by the coding sequence ATGTCCGAAAAGAAACCCGGAATTGAAACACTGGCCCTCCATGCCGGGCACGTTCCCGACCAGGATACCCATTCCCGTGCGGTCCCTATTTATCAAACAACAAGCTATACGTTTCGCGATACCAAACATGCTGCCGATTTGTTTGGCTTGCGCGATTTCGGCTTCATTTATACGCGCATCATGAACCCTACGACGGATGTTTTGGAAAAACGCCTTGCGGCAATGCACGATGCTGCCGGGTGTGTGGCGACAGCGTCGGGGATGGCGGCTATTTTCTATACCGTTGCCGCCATTACACAGGCCGGACAGAATATTGTGTCCGGAACAAATTTATATGGTGGGACCGTGACGCTGTTCACGCACACCCTCAAACGTTTCGGCATTGAAGTGCGGTTCGTCGATACCGCCGATCCTGAGAATGTTGCCCGCGCGATCGATGAGAATACCCGGCTGGTTTTTATGGAGTCTATTGGGAATCCGCGATGTAATGTCCACGACATGCCGCGCATTGCCGAGATTGCTCATGCAGCCGGGGTGCCATTTGTGGTGGACGCCACGGTATCACCGCCGCCGATTTTCAATGCATTTGATCATGGTGCTGATATTATCGTGTACTCATTGACAAAAATCATTGCCGGACACGGGAATAGCATTGGGGGAGCCGTGTTGGAAAAAGGGATGTTCGATTGGCGCGTGGACGATCGGTATCCTGAGATCACGCAACCGGACCCCTCGTATCATGGCATGTCATTTTACCAAAGTTTTTGCGGGCTTTCTGCCGAAGAGGCTTCGTGTCAGGCGTTTGCACTTAAAGTGCGTACCGGGCTTTTGCGCGACATCGGCGCGGCATTGTCGCCGATGAACAGTTTTCTCATTTTGCAGGGATTGGAAACGTTGCCCCTTCGGGCTCGGGCCCATTGTGAAAATGCGGCAAAAACCGCTGCATTTCTGGCGTCGCATCCGGCCGTAAGCTGGGTGAACTACGCCGGGTTACCCGATCATACGGATTTTGAACGAGCGAAGACGTTTTTTCCTTTGGGACCGGGAGCGGTATTCGGATTCGGCGTGAAAGGTGGCGCTACTGCCGGGGCTAAATTCATTGAATCCGTGAAGTTATGTTCGCATTTGGCCAATATTCTCGATGCCAAAACGTTGGTGATTCATCCGGCAAGTACAACACATTCGCAGTTGACTCCCGAGGAATTGGCAGCCGCTGGTGTACCAGAAGATCTTGTGCGCATCTCTGTGGGAATTGAATACATTGACGATATTCTCGCTGATCTCGATCAAGCACTTCAAGCGGCGCAGGCATAG
- a CDS encoding NADH-quinone oxidoreductase subunit N produces the protein MSSASLYMPHLVLVLGAIILLGLGAWNQIRTALYPIAVASVIAAGIACLAAYPSAPPTDAALAAFFDTGALSAFYLPVLCLLGVVALFFFGPFAMERQFDRDEPYAMLLFALCGALLLAGGSGWLSLFLGLELLSLPLYVLIASHPMHCSSDAGTEAALKYFVLGATASACLLFGIALVYAGSGSLSITTSLAQPEGANTVLLGLCFVLAGFGFKLALAPFHLWAADVYQGAPAPVSGFLASVAKASAVAALLRIAMALGPQFWPAFTVGLWIMAAASMVLGNFAALRQTSLKRMLGYSSVAHMGYLLMAVLSVREAGPGPVLFYSVTLAVMDLGAFGGLSLLSSRESEADQLDDVRAQGEIRPWSAALLGLSLLSLAGLPPTAGFTGKLFVFRAAMSAGHLWLAAIGIVAAIVSIAYYLRALAALYLRKASINWTPPVVGISGSLAIILVFGALLLLGIIPTPVYDAVAASGIGMP, from the coding sequence ATGTCCTCTGCCAGTCTCTATATGCCGCATCTCGTATTGGTTTTGGGAGCCATTATCCTTCTTGGACTTGGCGCATGGAATCAGATCCGCACAGCGTTGTACCCCATTGCGGTCGCATCGGTCATAGCCGCAGGAATCGCCTGTCTGGCGGCATATCCATCGGCACCGCCCACGGACGCGGCTTTGGCGGCGTTTTTTGATACGGGAGCGCTGTCTGCGTTTTATTTACCGGTGTTGTGTCTGCTTGGGGTCGTCGCATTGTTCTTTTTCGGACCGTTTGCCATGGAACGGCAGTTTGATCGCGACGAGCCGTATGCCATGTTGCTGTTTGCATTATGTGGAGCGCTTTTACTGGCCGGGGGAAGTGGGTGGCTTTCCTTATTTCTTGGTTTGGAACTCTTGTCGTTGCCACTTTACGTCCTTATTGCATCACATCCAATGCATTGTTCTTCCGATGCAGGAACTGAAGCCGCACTGAAATATTTTGTGCTTGGAGCGACTGCAAGCGCTTGCCTGTTGTTTGGCATTGCCTTGGTGTATGCAGGCAGTGGGAGTCTTTCTATAACAACAAGTCTTGCTCAACCGGAGGGTGCAAACACGGTGCTGTTGGGTCTGTGTTTTGTGTTGGCCGGTTTTGGGTTCAAACTGGCACTCGCTCCGTTCCATCTTTGGGCGGCCGATGTGTACCAGGGGGCACCGGCTCCCGTATCTGGTTTTTTGGCTTCTGTGGCGAAAGCGTCGGCCGTTGCCGCATTGCTACGAATTGCGATGGCTTTAGGTCCGCAATTTTGGCCAGCATTCACCGTGGGATTGTGGATTATGGCAGCAGCCAGCATGGTGCTAGGGAATTTTGCTGCTCTTCGTCAGACCAGTCTCAAGCGTATGCTGGGCTATTCGTCCGTTGCACACATGGGGTATTTGCTTATGGCTGTCCTCTCCGTGCGAGAGGCCGGTCCCGGCCCGGTCTTGTTTTACTCGGTGACCTTGGCCGTCATGGATCTTGGGGCTTTTGGTGGGTTGTCGTTGCTCAGTTCACGAGAGAGTGAAGCTGACCAATTGGACGATGTGCGAGCTCAAGGAGAAATTCGTCCGTGGAGTGCAGCACTCCTTGGACTGAGTCTGCTTTCCCTTGCCGGCTTACCCCCGACGGCAGGATTTACAGGAAAACTTTTTGTTTTTCGCGCAGCAATGTCGGCGGGGCATCTTTGGTTGGCCGCCATCGGTATCGTGGCTGCTATCGTCTCTATTGCCTACTATTTACGCGCTCTTGCCGCATTGTACTTGAGGAAAGCCTCGATCAACTGGACTCCACCTGTTGTCGGCATATCGGGGAGTCTTGCCATTATCCTGGTGTTTGGCGCGCTCTTGCTGTTGGGGATCATTCCCACGCCGGTGTATGATGCGGTTGCGGCAAGCGGAATCGGGATGCCGTAA
- the nuoH gene encoding NADH-quinone oxidoreductase subunit NuoH codes for METTIMSVDFLLGAGYTIVLIALVLFVVLTLAAYLVLLERKLLGRMQLRYGPNRVGPFGLLQPLADGVKLLLKEDLVPDGAERFIFLIAPAMMALVTFIGFAFIPLGGDITIFGHTLPFVVSNLDVGLLVILALSSIGVYGVALGGWASNNKFSLLGAVRGAAQMISYELPLSLSLVPIIMLSGSLSLVDIVNAQASYPFILVQPLAFIIFFISALAESKRIPFDLPEAENELQAGFHTEYSGMRFALFFLGEYVNMILLGALVAVFFLGGWRGPLLPGPVWLFIKIMIVPILLIWTRGTLPRFRYDQLMHFCWKVLVPLALVNIVFTGIVLVAMGS; via the coding sequence ATGGAAACAACGATAATGTCCGTGGATTTCCTGCTTGGCGCAGGGTATACGATTGTCTTGATTGCCCTTGTCCTGTTTGTGGTCTTGACGCTGGCCGCATACCTCGTGCTTCTTGAGCGTAAGCTTCTTGGTCGTATGCAACTGCGGTATGGCCCCAATCGTGTCGGTCCCTTTGGCCTGCTGCAACCCTTGGCCGACGGCGTCAAACTGTTGCTCAAAGAAGATTTGGTTCCGGACGGCGCTGAGCGTTTCATTTTTCTTATTGCTCCAGCGATGATGGCCTTGGTGACATTTATTGGCTTCGCCTTCATTCCCTTGGGCGGAGACATCACCATATTCGGCCATACACTTCCCTTCGTCGTGAGTAATCTTGATGTGGGATTGCTGGTCATTTTGGCCCTGTCGTCTATCGGGGTGTACGGCGTGGCCCTTGGGGGATGGGCGTCCAATAACAAATTTTCTTTGCTGGGAGCGGTGCGCGGTGCAGCGCAAATGATCAGCTATGAGTTACCGTTGTCATTATCACTGGTGCCCATCATCATGTTGAGCGGCTCGTTGAGCCTCGTCGATATTGTGAATGCACAGGCCTCGTATCCATTTATCCTTGTACAACCTCTTGCCTTCATTATCTTTTTTATCAGTGCTCTGGCCGAGTCCAAACGGATTCCCTTTGATTTACCCGAAGCCGAGAATGAACTCCAAGCCGGATTTCACACAGAGTACAGCGGGATGCGTTTCGCTCTGTTTTTTTTGGGTGAATATGTCAACATGATCCTTCTTGGCGCCTTGGTTGCGGTCTTTTTTCTCGGTGGATGGCGCGGCCCGTTGCTCCCCGGTCCGGTCTGGTTGTTCATCAAAATTATGATTGTCCCTATTTTGTTGATTTGGACTCGAGGGACACTCCCTCGTTTTCGCTATGATCAACTCATGCATTTCTGTTGGAAAGTGCTTGTGCCGCTTGCACTCGTTAATATTGTGTTCACGGGAATCGTTCTTGTGGCCATGGGATCATAA
- a CDS encoding complex I subunit 4 family protein, with protein sequence MNTFPLLTCIVFLPLACGLAGLAVQRQPNQVRILCLVSLLAELALLLAIPGMTGYSELHLREDFTWIAPLHVRYTLAMDGFSYVMAILTVFLGGLGILASWREIEHQVAGFHALLMASLTSALGVFLAQDVFLFYLFWELQLVPMFFLIGRYGHEERRQAATKFVLFSIAGGLPLLLAVIQLMLTRTDLSLTALTAMPPTPAVQHWLFAAFLLAFAVKTPLVPVHTWLPDAHTQAPTAGSLLLAGVLLKTGAYAILRWALPLFPQTAGVVAPWLAGIGVLGLFYASWIALAQTDLKRLVAYSSVAHMGMIMLGLAADTLLSLSGAVLQMISHALTTGGLFIMVGMLVERTGSREFSVFAGMWKRMPIFGAFFLFFAMAAAGLPGLSQFVGEIMILMGSFAAWPVLTSLALGGLVVGLVYILKMVHATLYGPVNESPDIEFVDLCPREIAVLAPLALAVLWLGLHPSSVLDFVNGPLLTLAAAVPK encoded by the coding sequence ATGAATACCTTTCCGCTTTTGACATGTATCGTCTTTTTGCCGCTTGCCTGTGGGCTTGCCGGTTTGGCTGTGCAGCGTCAACCCAATCAGGTTCGTATCCTTTGTCTCGTCAGTCTGTTGGCCGAATTGGCCTTACTGCTCGCCATTCCTGGCATGACGGGATATTCGGAACTTCATTTACGCGAAGATTTCACATGGATAGCGCCACTGCATGTGCGGTATACCCTTGCAATGGACGGTTTTTCCTATGTCATGGCAATACTGACAGTCTTTTTGGGCGGTCTTGGTATTCTGGCATCGTGGCGAGAAATTGAGCATCAAGTTGCGGGATTTCATGCGTTACTTATGGCGTCGTTAACATCGGCTTTAGGCGTATTTTTGGCGCAGGACGTGTTTTTGTTCTACCTCTTTTGGGAACTGCAGCTTGTTCCTATGTTTTTTCTTATCGGTCGATATGGTCACGAGGAGCGTCGCCAAGCGGCAACAAAATTCGTCTTGTTCAGTATCGCCGGTGGATTGCCACTGCTGCTTGCCGTTATTCAACTCATGTTGACGCGTACCGATTTGTCTCTGACAGCACTGACCGCCATGCCTCCAACTCCAGCGGTTCAGCACTGGCTCTTTGCGGCTTTCCTGTTGGCGTTTGCCGTTAAAACTCCCCTTGTTCCCGTGCATACCTGGCTTCCGGATGCACATACCCAGGCGCCGACAGCCGGTAGTCTGCTTCTTGCTGGCGTCCTCCTCAAAACCGGTGCGTACGCTATTCTTCGCTGGGCTTTACCGTTGTTTCCGCAGACGGCCGGAGTGGTTGCGCCTTGGCTTGCTGGTATCGGCGTCCTCGGATTGTTTTATGCGTCGTGGATCGCTTTGGCGCAAACTGATCTCAAACGGCTTGTTGCCTATTCGAGTGTCGCTCATATGGGCATGATCATGCTCGGGCTGGCCGCTGACACGCTTCTATCGCTCTCCGGTGCTGTGCTGCAAATGATTAGTCATGCGCTGACAACCGGGGGGCTGTTTATCATGGTCGGTATGCTTGTGGAACGCACTGGCAGCCGTGAATTTTCCGTGTTTGCCGGAATGTGGAAGCGGATGCCGATCTTCGGCGCATTTTTTCTCTTTTTTGCTATGGCCGCAGCCGGTTTACCGGGACTGTCGCAATTTGTAGGCGAAATTATGATTTTGATGGGATCCTTTGCCGCTTGGCCTGTCCTGACCTCTCTTGCGCTGGGAGGGCTTGTTGTTGGCTTGGTATATATTCTGAAAATGGTTCACGCGACATTGTACGGGCCGGTGAACGAGTCTCCCGATATCGAATTTGTTGATCTGTGTCCGCGGGAAATCGCGGTGTTAGCGCCGCTTGCTCTGGCCGTGCTTTGGTTAGGGCTGCATCCCTCGTCTGTTCTGGATTTTGTGAACGGGCCTTTGCTTACGTTGGCCGCTGCTGTCCCGAAATAA
- a CDS encoding NADH-quinone oxidoreductase subunit J family protein, translating into MTFYAGLFYVLAAATLFATGMAVTRRVLMHGVIWMSLALFATALIFFLLGAPLLAVFEVIVYAGAIMVLFLFVIMLMQQRKDSSGKTAPLFSIKRLFIPLALVFLSIMACVSLLSFEPSGSRLLTLARSEPRELGAWLMGAAWPAVEAVSVLLLAALAGVFFIGRRPLGPILMSSQPSGGTVETAPTRADEEKTS; encoded by the coding sequence ATGACCTTCTATGCGGGACTGTTTTATGTGCTTGCTGCGGCGACGCTTTTTGCCACAGGCATGGCGGTGACGCGCCGGGTGCTGATGCATGGCGTCATTTGGATGAGCTTGGCGCTTTTTGCCACGGCATTGATTTTTTTTCTGCTTGGTGCACCGCTTTTGGCGGTCTTTGAAGTCATCGTCTATGCCGGAGCAATTATGGTGCTGTTTTTATTTGTCATCATGCTCATGCAGCAGCGGAAAGATTCCTCCGGGAAAACGGCACCTCTTTTTTCCATCAAACGGCTCTTTATTCCATTGGCATTGGTTTTTCTTTCAATCATGGCGTGTGTGTCATTGCTTTCGTTTGAACCGTCCGGCTCACGTCTGTTGACATTGGCTCGTTCGGAACCGCGTGAGCTCGGTGCATGGCTTATGGGGGCGGCGTGGCCGGCTGTGGAGGCTGTCTCGGTGTTGCTTTTGGCGGCATTGGCCGGTGTCTTTTTCATCGGGCGGCGACCACTTGGACCGATCCTGATGTCATCACAACCGTCTGGTGGGACAGTGGAAACAGCACCGACGAGAGCGGACGAGGAGAAGACATCATGA
- a CDS encoding FAD-dependent oxidoreductase codes for MVFGLGKDKSAPKNDEEWYLPEKSRKTLQETFKTLAGPVPIYVFTKDGQNDTFNDFTLKFTRDITRLSSHITMVHRDLDHIDAQKYGVDRSPTILFSPDRYDIRFIGAPSGEEGRSFLETILYVSAADSVLSDASRANMAKLEDKRVVKVFVSPSCPYCPGQAVNAVRAAIERPDLVSAHIIETGENPDLAEQYNVGSIPHTVINDTLNVLGLEPEEQFIEELVTLTASEHHHHDHDALEAEVADLVIVGAGPAGLTAAIYAGRSGLKTVVLERNAIGGQVTITPVVENYPGYSNIPGAQLMDIIAEQAKQYARILQGEEVLEIKFGKYVEVLTTHHYFFCHAAILATGATWKKLDVPGEIELFGHGVNYCATCDGYLYKGKSAVVVGGGNTALTDALYLHNIGVNVTIIHRRDAFRAEQHLQDSVQKEGIQTITNAVVEEILGSKKVRAVKLRETVTGEERELETNGVFVAIGEASNSKLAEDLGLALEDDGSIKTDERLRTTIPRLFAAGDVRGGIRQIVTAVGQGATAAASAFEDIQERLAGMEKRKMDV; via the coding sequence ATGGTGTTCGGACTTGGTAAAGACAAATCCGCCCCTAAAAATGACGAAGAATGGTACTTGCCGGAAAAAAGTCGAAAAACGTTACAGGAGACCTTCAAGACTTTGGCCGGCCCGGTACCGATTTACGTTTTCACCAAAGACGGTCAAAATGATACGTTTAACGATTTCACGCTCAAATTTACCCGTGATATAACGAGGTTATCCTCCCATATCACCATGGTCCATCGTGACCTTGACCATATAGATGCTCAAAAATATGGCGTGGATCGCTCTCCGACGATTCTTTTTTCCCCGGATCGTTACGATATCCGCTTCATCGGAGCGCCATCGGGAGAAGAAGGGCGTTCATTTCTGGAAACCATTCTCTATGTGTCTGCAGCCGATTCGGTGCTATCAGATGCATCCCGGGCCAACATGGCCAAACTCGAAGACAAGCGTGTGGTCAAAGTGTTTGTCTCTCCATCGTGTCCTTATTGCCCGGGACAGGCTGTCAATGCTGTCCGTGCCGCCATTGAACGTCCCGACCTGGTGTCCGCTCATATTATTGAAACAGGTGAGAATCCCGATTTAGCAGAACAATACAATGTGGGCAGTATTCCGCATACCGTTATCAATGACACACTCAACGTCCTTGGCCTAGAACCTGAAGAGCAGTTTATTGAAGAGCTTGTCACATTAACCGCCTCCGAGCATCATCATCACGACCATGATGCCCTTGAAGCGGAAGTGGCCGACCTCGTCATTGTCGGAGCCGGGCCGGCTGGGCTCACCGCGGCGATTTATGCCGGCCGAAGCGGGCTCAAAACAGTCGTCCTTGAACGCAATGCGATTGGTGGGCAAGTGACCATCACACCTGTTGTTGAGAACTATCCGGGGTACAGCAATATTCCCGGTGCGCAACTCATGGATATTATTGCCGAACAGGCCAAGCAATATGCCCGAATACTCCAAGGAGAAGAGGTCTTAGAAATAAAATTTGGCAAGTACGTGGAAGTACTGACAACTCATCACTACTTTTTCTGTCATGCCGCCATCCTCGCCACCGGAGCCACGTGGAAAAAGCTTGATGTTCCAGGAGAGATCGAGCTCTTCGGCCATGGAGTCAATTATTGTGCGACCTGTGACGGGTATTTGTACAAAGGCAAATCCGCCGTTGTGGTAGGAGGAGGCAACACGGCTCTGACGGACGCACTTTACCTGCATAATATCGGCGTCAATGTGACGATCATTCATCGCCGCGATGCGTTTCGAGCCGAACAGCATTTGCAGGATTCCGTACAGAAAGAAGGTATTCAAACCATCACCAATGCGGTTGTTGAAGAGATACTCGGCTCAAAAAAAGTCCGGGCTGTCAAATTACGTGAGACCGTCACCGGTGAAGAACGCGAGTTGGAAACCAATGGAGTCTTTGTCGCCATTGGTGAAGCATCCAACTCAAAACTGGCCGAAGATCTCGGTTTGGCACTCGAGGATGATGGCAGCATCAAGACCGATGAACGTTTGCGAACAACCATCCCTCGTCTCTTTGCAGCCGGAGACGTTCGCGGCGGAATTCGTCAAATTGTCACCGCTGTTGGTCAAGGTGCGACGGCCGCAGCCAGCGCATTTGAAGATATCCAGGAACGCTTGGCCGGGATGGAGAAGAGAAAGATGGACGTATGA
- the nuoL gene encoding NADH-quinone oxidoreductase subunit L — protein sequence MLGYVLLCLILPLAGASILALGGRLIPRRAGEVMACATVAGSLGCAVSAWCMLVHSGQSEIVVHLVNWFEAAGLHVAANVLLDPLSAIMAIMVCFVSLIIHIHSVFFMRHDVEWARYFGLLNLFVFFMLVIVLADNIVFLFLGWEGVGFCSYALIGFWFTEVDRVIAGRKAFLVTRVGDVAFVAAIILLFTHFGRLGLSDITSHAAMVSTGMATLLGVLFLWAAVGKSAQLPLLVWLPDAMAGPTPVSALIHAATMVTAGVYLLMRLFPLLSVSPAALAAIAIVGAGTALFAACAALFQRDIKRVLAWSTISQVGYMFLGIGAGDPTGSFFQLLCHAFFKSLLFMTAGIVIQALGEEHDIFTMGKRTRKAALGVMWAFLCGAVALSGLPPFSGFFSKGHILMYTFGHPDTDYFGLWPILYIIGSIGALFTAIYTFRMFFVTFTGEATYTSHHKSEPVPGGMLHVLWPLALFALVAGALNLPESFAHLTGLPEHWLEKALHFTSSVEHEPHDIVEVIDGILAVTGLITAWAFFGPHRKQRIPLNTEQPGLPAWAFSGFGLDCLYTRWIAGSYVRASHALWRGADVHGVDAAANGLGALASACAGQVRRLSTGQVTGYVLWLLVGLTFVLLVLASVGIR from the coding sequence GTGTTGGGATATGTTCTTCTCTGTTTGATCTTACCGCTTGCCGGGGCGTCAATTTTGGCCCTTGGAGGTAGGTTGATACCGCGCCGGGCTGGTGAGGTTATGGCCTGTGCCACCGTTGCCGGTTCGCTTGGCTGTGCCGTGTCGGCTTGGTGTATGCTTGTTCACTCTGGTCAGTCCGAAATAGTGGTGCATCTCGTCAACTGGTTTGAGGCTGCCGGACTCCATGTCGCCGCCAATGTTTTGCTCGATCCTCTGTCGGCCATCATGGCAATTATGGTGTGTTTCGTCTCGCTCATCATTCACATTCATTCTGTCTTTTTTATGCGGCATGATGTTGAATGGGCACGATATTTCGGTTTACTCAATCTCTTTGTCTTTTTCATGCTGGTTATTGTGCTGGCCGACAATATTGTGTTTCTCTTCCTTGGCTGGGAAGGAGTAGGCTTTTGTTCGTACGCGTTGATCGGTTTCTGGTTCACCGAGGTGGATCGGGTCATCGCTGGTCGAAAAGCCTTTTTAGTGACGCGTGTTGGTGATGTCGCGTTTGTTGCAGCCATTATCCTTTTGTTCACGCATTTCGGGCGTCTTGGACTCTCGGATATCACAAGCCACGCAGCCATGGTTTCCACCGGCATGGCAACCTTGTTGGGAGTATTGTTTTTATGGGCTGCTGTGGGCAAATCTGCGCAGTTGCCGTTACTCGTCTGGCTCCCCGATGCCATGGCTGGTCCGACTCCGGTTTCTGCGTTGATACATGCCGCCACCATGGTCACGGCCGGCGTCTATCTCCTTATGCGACTTTTTCCTCTGTTGTCCGTCTCCCCGGCGGCACTGGCAGCCATTGCCATTGTCGGAGCGGGAACAGCACTCTTTGCCGCGTGTGCGGCGTTGTTTCAACGCGACATCAAGCGCGTTCTCGCGTGGTCTACCATCAGTCAAGTGGGGTATATGTTTCTCGGCATCGGAGCCGGCGATCCCACTGGCAGCTTCTTCCAACTCCTCTGTCATGCTTTCTTTAAATCATTGCTGTTCATGACAGCCGGGATTGTCATTCAGGCGCTTGGAGAAGAGCATGATATTTTCACGATGGGGAAACGTACTCGTAAGGCCGCTCTTGGTGTCATGTGGGCGTTCTTGTGTGGAGCTGTTGCATTGTCCGGTTTACCGCCGTTTTCCGGATTTTTCAGCAAAGGCCATATATTGATGTACACATTTGGCCACCCGGACACGGATTATTTCGGATTGTGGCCTATACTCTATATTATCGGCTCCATAGGAGCACTTTTTACGGCGATTTATACATTTCGCATGTTCTTCGTCACCTTTACGGGAGAAGCGACCTATACGTCGCATCACAAGAGTGAACCGGTCCCAGGGGGAATGCTGCATGTCCTGTGGCCGTTAGCTTTGTTCGCCTTGGTGGCTGGAGCTTTGAATTTGCCCGAATCGTTTGCCCACCTCACGGGATTGCCTGAACACTGGCTGGAAAAGGCACTGCATTTTACGTCTTCGGTTGAGCATGAACCGCATGACATTGTCGAAGTCATTGACGGTATTCTCGCAGTGACGGGGCTGATTACAGCATGGGCATTCTTCGGGCCACATCGAAAACAGCGCATTCCATTGAATACGGAACAGCCAGGTTTGCCAGCATGGGCGTTTTCCGGGTTTGGCCTTGATTGCCTCTATACGCGGTGGATTGCCGGTTCTTATGTAAGAGCATCCCATGCGCTCTGGAGGGGAGCCGATGTCCATGGTGTGGATGCAGCGGCAAACGGGTTAGGCGCCTTGGCTTCGGCGTGCGCCGGTCAGGTCCGTCGCTTGTCCACGGGACAGGTGACCGGATATGTGTTGTGGCTTTTGGTGGGGCTGACGTTTGTACTTCTCGTGCTGGCCAGTGTGGGCATACGGTAA